In Vibrio syngnathi, the following proteins share a genomic window:
- a CDS encoding LytR/AlgR family response regulator transcription factor, translated as MINPAVKPNVTAIIADDEALLRHHLDKSLAEVWPELEIVSKATNGLEAMQSIQQFEPDVVFLDIRMPELDGISLAKQLNKLDSPPLVVFITAYDEYAVKAFEHNAMDYLLKPINEERLLATCQKVQARLSSNQAQSGITPEQPDITELMAQLQQLSQSTSQQMQSPSQSQPLYQQQKKHLTWLKASVGEDIHLIAVDDVAYFKAEDKYVSIFKKGQGSLLEEFILRVSLKELIAQLNPDEFWQIHRSVVVKVSAIDKVKKGLSGQMSAYVSGEKLPISRASQALFKGM; from the coding sequence ATGATTAACCCAGCAGTAAAGCCGAACGTAACGGCAATTATCGCAGACGATGAAGCACTGTTAAGACACCATCTCGACAAGAGCCTTGCTGAGGTTTGGCCTGAGCTAGAGATTGTCAGCAAGGCAACAAATGGATTGGAGGCGATGCAGAGTATTCAGCAGTTTGAGCCTGATGTGGTCTTTCTTGATATTCGTATGCCGGAGCTGGATGGTATCTCGCTGGCTAAACAATTGAACAAGCTAGATTCGCCGCCCTTGGTGGTTTTCATTACCGCTTATGATGAATACGCAGTTAAAGCGTTTGAGCACAATGCGATGGATTACCTACTTAAACCGATCAATGAAGAGCGCTTACTCGCCACCTGTCAGAAGGTGCAAGCTCGTCTGTCGAGCAACCAAGCGCAATCAGGTATTACGCCAGAACAACCGGATATCACGGAGTTAATGGCTCAGCTTCAACAGTTATCACAATCGACGTCACAGCAAATGCAGTCTCCTTCTCAATCTCAGCCCCTTTATCAACAGCAGAAGAAACATCTTACTTGGCTCAAAGCCAGTGTTGGGGAAGACATCCACCTTATCGCCGTCGATGATGTCGCTTACTTCAAAGCGGAAGACAAGTACGTCTCGATATTCAAAAAAGGCCAAGGCAGTTTGCTAGAGGAATTTATTCTTCGCGTGTCGCTAAAAGAGTTGATTGCGCAGCTTAACCCAGATGAGTTTTGGCAGATCCACCGCTCGGTGGTGGTTAAAGTGTCTGCCATTGATAAGGTGAAGAAAGGGCTCTCCGGTCAGATGTCGGCTTATGTGTCAGGTGAGAAGCTACCGATCAGTCGCGCCTCGCAAGCTCTTTTTAAAGGGATGTGA
- a CDS encoding sensor histidine kinase, producing MNTSSNSQFSWIKSFTLTTLFCFIIAVTTQTIWGGGLVVNLAISFGFGYSAVGSSFILVEVFKRKSKVFDVGISMVIAMTFGTLNAHYWLNGYFGANISDLKSVVLLGVIFCSVCYYYFYTREQQLRADNELEVAKRRQADQEKVVVLSQLKQLQSQIEPHFLFNTLATINVLIESDSAKAKLMLEKLTDLLRVTLKNSRNEQSTIAQEVDLLDAYLNIQKIRLGERLTFSIETHEISDLQVIPPFLIQPLVENALTHGIEPKAAGGQVNIHIAQQAQQLKIEVSDNGAGLKTPSANTGHGVGLSNIRQRIETLYGDKASLTITEQAEGGVVSTILLPLISETGSENDEPKL from the coding sequence ATGAACACTTCTTCAAACAGTCAGTTTTCATGGATTAAGAGCTTCACGCTGACGACCTTGTTTTGTTTTATCATTGCCGTCACCACACAGACAATTTGGGGCGGCGGTCTTGTGGTCAATCTCGCGATAAGCTTTGGTTTTGGTTACAGCGCGGTGGGATCCTCTTTTATCTTGGTTGAGGTGTTTAAGAGGAAATCAAAGGTGTTTGATGTGGGTATCTCAATGGTGATCGCGATGACCTTTGGTACCTTGAACGCGCACTATTGGTTGAACGGATATTTTGGGGCCAATATCTCGGACCTTAAATCTGTAGTCTTGCTCGGTGTGATCTTCTGTTCGGTTTGCTATTACTATTTCTACACACGAGAGCAGCAGTTACGTGCCGACAATGAATTAGAAGTGGCCAAGCGTCGCCAAGCTGATCAAGAAAAGGTGGTGGTGCTGAGTCAGCTTAAGCAACTGCAGAGCCAAATTGAGCCGCACTTCCTGTTCAACACGCTTGCGACCATCAATGTATTGATTGAGAGTGACAGCGCGAAAGCCAAGTTGATGCTCGAAAAACTGACTGACTTATTGCGTGTGACTTTGAAAAACAGCCGCAACGAGCAATCGACCATCGCACAAGAGGTCGACTTGTTAGACGCTTATCTTAATATCCAAAAGATACGCTTGGGAGAGCGCTTAACGTTCTCGATTGAAACACACGAGATTAGTGATTTGCAGGTGATTCCACCGTTCTTGATTCAACCCTTGGTCGAGAACGCATTAACTCACGGTATTGAGCCTAAAGCCGCGGGTGGCCAAGTGAATATCCACATTGCTCAACAGGCACAACAGCTAAAAATTGAAGTTTCAGATAATGGCGCGGGGCTGAAAACGCCTTCTGCGAATACGGGGCATGGTGTTGGGTTAAGCAATATTCGTCAGAGAATCGAAACCCTTTATGGTGATAAGGCTAGCCTCACGATTACTGAACAAGCTGAGGGCGGGGTGGTATCAACTATCTTATTACCGCTCATCAGTGAAACTGGCTCCGAGAACGATGAGCCGAAACTCTAA